A single window of Mugil cephalus isolate CIBA_MC_2020 chromosome 1, CIBA_Mcephalus_1.1, whole genome shotgun sequence DNA harbors:
- the LOC125003678 gene encoding uncharacterized protein LOC125003678 isoform X1, whose protein sequence is MRSFTALTALLLCSLSWISVSASESGIVNVQPGEEVTLMCSNNSVGPTYTFWSKLINTTKVRCISSMYGFSGDPKYCTGFENGKFHMSSNISDVFLKIKQVDSSDSGLYFCGYYEKGHTIMDVKHVNVQGDGESRDGNEDFAKSGGDKTPPSDYDEVQYKEPNDVTELTSMILAALAFILIIIIIGLLVKVRKLQKAVDENPNPEEIHYAALNFNKKSRTTHRCPPERQLEPNVVYAATR, encoded by the exons ATGAGGAGCTTCACAGCACTGACAGCGTTACTTCTCTGCAGCCTCA gctgGATCTCTGTCTCAGCTTCTGAGTCTGGGATTGTGAACGTCCAGCCCGGTGAAGAAGTCACACTCATGTGCTCCAACAACTCTGTAGGTCCAACTTACACATTCTggtccaaactgatcaacacaACCAAGGTCAGATGCATCTCTTCTATGTACGGGTTTAGTGGAGATCCTAAATACTGCACAGgatttgaaaatggaaaatttcACATGAGTTCCAACATTTCTGATGTCTTCCTCAAAATCAAACAAGTGGATTCATCTGACTCTGGACTTTACTTTTGTGGATATTACGAGAAAGGACATACAATCATGGATGTGAAACATGTAAATGTTCAAG GCGATGGGGAATCCCGTGATGGTAATGAGGATTTTGCCAAGAGTGGAG GCGACAAAACCCCACCCAGCGATTATGATGAAGTCCAGTATAAAG AGCCCAATGACGTAACAGAGCTTACGAGTATGATCCTGGCCGCGCTGGCTTTTATTCTCATAATAATCATCATTGGTCTCCTCGTCAAAGTCAGAAAACTTCAAAAAG CTGTTGATGAAAACCCCAATCCTGAAGAGATCCACTACGCAGCGCtcaatttcaataaaaaatcaAGAACAACCCATAGGTGTCCGCCGGAGAGGCAGCTGGAGCCAAACGTGGTGTACGCCGCCACCAGATAA
- the LOC125003678 gene encoding uncharacterized protein LOC125003678 isoform X2: MRSFTALTALLLCSLSWISVSASESGIVNVQPGEEVTLMCSNNSVGPTYTFWSKLINTTKVRCISSMYGFSGDPKYCTGFENGKFHMSSNISDVFLKIKQVDSSDSGLYFCGYYEKGHTIMDVKHVNVQGDGESRDGNEDFAKSGEPNDVTELTSMILAALAFILIIIIIGLLVKVRKLQKAVDENPNPEEIHYAALNFNKKSRTTHRCPPERQLEPNVVYAATR; the protein is encoded by the exons ATGAGGAGCTTCACAGCACTGACAGCGTTACTTCTCTGCAGCCTCA gctgGATCTCTGTCTCAGCTTCTGAGTCTGGGATTGTGAACGTCCAGCCCGGTGAAGAAGTCACACTCATGTGCTCCAACAACTCTGTAGGTCCAACTTACACATTCTggtccaaactgatcaacacaACCAAGGTCAGATGCATCTCTTCTATGTACGGGTTTAGTGGAGATCCTAAATACTGCACAGgatttgaaaatggaaaatttcACATGAGTTCCAACATTTCTGATGTCTTCCTCAAAATCAAACAAGTGGATTCATCTGACTCTGGACTTTACTTTTGTGGATATTACGAGAAAGGACATACAATCATGGATGTGAAACATGTAAATGTTCAAG GCGATGGGGAATCCCGTGATGGTAATGAGGATTTTGCCAAGAGTGGAG AGCCCAATGACGTAACAGAGCTTACGAGTATGATCCTGGCCGCGCTGGCTTTTATTCTCATAATAATCATCATTGGTCTCCTCGTCAAAGTCAGAAAACTTCAAAAAG CTGTTGATGAAAACCCCAATCCTGAAGAGATCCACTACGCAGCGCtcaatttcaataaaaaatcaAGAACAACCCATAGGTGTCCGCCGGAGAGGCAGCTGGAGCCAAACGTGGTGTACGCCGCCACCAGATAA
- the LOC125022543 gene encoding RNA-binding protein 4.1-like, which produces MVKIFVGNLPREADEEEIKALFTEHGTVTECDIIKNYAFVHMDDRKAATKAIKSLHLHKLHGTPINVEASRGKNQGSVKLHVANVEKGADDELRALFEEYGTVSECAVVKNFAFVHMSNSDEAMDAIKGLDNSQFQGKRIHVQISKSRPRHEERDDYPPPPPDRGGYWPPHYPGEGPEPPPPSYMRGRMGHMPPGYPAPPLPPPPPRRAVYPYEGERDRYGVVDYYEKYRARPYGIASYDEQRAGAPPPPPPPPPPPASVVRDRLMNPSLDPYDRRPIPPPPSSYYARERSPLRRAPSAPMPPAGNGYSYERSRLSPVPRVPAYGVPRARDPYAERLPPPPPTRYAY; this is translated from the exons ATGGTCAAAATCTTCGTGGGAAATCTGCCCCGGGAGGCGGACGAGGAGGAGATCAAGGCCCTGTTCACCGAGCACGGCACGGTCACGGAGTGCGACATCATCAAGAACTACGCCTTCGTCCACATGGACGACCGCAAGGCCGCCACCAAGGCCATCAAGAGCCTGCACCTGCACAAGCTCCACGGCACGCCGATCAACGTGGAGGCGAGCCGGGGCAAGAACCAGGGCTCGGTGAAGCTGCACGTGGCCAACGTGGAGAAGGGCGCCGACGACGAGCTCCGCGCCCTGTTCGAGGAGTACGGCACCGTCTCCGAGTGCGCCGTGGTCAAGAACTTCGCCTTCGTGCACATGTCCAACTCCGACGAGGCCATGGACGCCATCAAGGGACTGGACAACTCGCAGTTTCAGG GCAAACGCATCCACGTCCAGATTTCCAAGAGCCGACCCAGACACGAAGAGCGGGACGactaccctcctcctcctccggacCGGGGCGGCTACTGGCCCCCGCACTATCCCGGAGAGGGGCCTGAGCCTCCCCCACCCAGCTACATGCGGGGCCGCATGGGCCACATGCCCCCGGGTTACCCCGCCCCCCCACTGCCGCCCCCTCCCCCTAGACGAGCCGTTTATCCGTACGAGGGCGAGCGGGACAGGTACGGCGTGGTAGATTACTATGAGAAGTACAGGGCCCGGCCGTACGGCATCGCCTCCTACGACGAGCAGCGTGCCGGCGCCCCGCCCCCGCCGCCgcccccgcctcctccccccgcctccGTCGTCCGAGACCGCCTTATGAACCCGTCGCTTGACCCGTACGACCGTCGGCCCATCCCCCCGCCCCCGTCCTCATACTACGCCCGAGAGCGCAGCCCCCTCCGGAGGGCGCCGAGCGCGCCGATGCCCCCCGCCGGTAACGGCTACTCCTACGAGCGCTCCCGCCTCTCGCCGGTCCCCCGGGTCCCTGCATACGGAGTCCCACGTGCACGGGACCCCTACGCCGAGCGCCTGCCTCCGCCGCCGCCCACACGCTACGCTTATTAA
- the tifa gene encoding TRAF-interacting protein with FHA domain-containing protein A isoform X2, which translates to MTNRSEVPGSGEICFLFSDTAAAAPLVPSQFSQEQAACVTSVLRLKEQNKKQTISSTEKRSGLHRLDLFMMNVSQTIETEEDLLTCLHVKFYHPQQSVRPLYVSLPLRTRCRHQGSDPLRFGRDAQACTYGLNDPRVSRKQLALQAYRTPRSPDMLFSVQNLSERGQLSVNGAALGFLEKADLPNKALVRFGEYEVLIVREPGEARAHFEVEFEVLTVPPSRETCGVEPSATPVMDTGSGLANGLSANGLSASGSGVTSPGPLESDETLPCSSW; encoded by the exons ATGACAAATAGAAGTGAGGTCCCAGGGAGCGGAGAGAtctgcttcctgttttcagacacagcagcagcagcaccgttAGTTCCTTCTCAGTTCTCGCAGGAACAGGCGGCGTGTGTTACTTCTGTCCTACGactaaaagaacaaaacaaaaaacaaactatatCTTCAACTGAAAAACGCTCAG GACTTCATCGCTTGGACCTCTTCATGATGAACGTGTCCCAGACGatagagacagaggaggacCTCCTCACATGTCTCCACGTCAAGTTTTACCACCCACAGCAGAGTGTCAGGCCCCTTTACGTTTCCCTCCCACTGAGGACCAGGTGCAGGCACCAAGGCAGCGACCCGCTGAGGTTCGGCCGCGACGCCCAGGCCTGCACCTACGGCCTCAACGACCCCCGGGTGTCCCGCAAGCAGCTGGCCCTCCAGGCCTACCGGACGCCCCGGAGCCCGGACATGCTGTTCTCCGTCCAGAACCTGAGCGAGAGGGGCCAGCTCTCGGTCAACGGCGCGGCGCTGGGCTTCCTGGAGAAGGCGGACCTCCCCAACAAGGCGCTGGTCCGCTTCGGGGAGTACGAGGTGCTGATCGTCCGGGAGCCCGGCGAGGCCCGGGCGCACTTCGAGGTGGAGTTCGAGGTCCTGACGGTGCCCCCCTCCAGGGAGACGTGCGGCGTCGAGCCGAGCGCGACCCCCGTCATGGACACGGGTTCGGGTTTGGCGAACGGCCTCTCAGCGAACGGCCTCTCGGCGTCCGGCAGCGGCGTGACGTCGCCCGGACCTCTGGAGTCCGACGAGACACTTCCATGTTCCTCGTGGTGA
- the tifa gene encoding TRAF-interacting protein with FHA domain-containing protein A isoform X1 produces the protein MTNRSEVPGSGEICFLFSDTAAAAPLVPSQFSQEQAACVTSVLRLKEQNKKQTISSTEKRSVGLHRLDLFMMNVSQTIETEEDLLTCLHVKFYHPQQSVRPLYVSLPLRTRCRHQGSDPLRFGRDAQACTYGLNDPRVSRKQLALQAYRTPRSPDMLFSVQNLSERGQLSVNGAALGFLEKADLPNKALVRFGEYEVLIVREPGEARAHFEVEFEVLTVPPSRETCGVEPSATPVMDTGSGLANGLSANGLSASGSGVTSPGPLESDETLPCSSW, from the exons ATGACAAATAGAAGTGAGGTCCCAGGGAGCGGAGAGAtctgcttcctgttttcagacacagcagcagcagcaccgttAGTTCCTTCTCAGTTCTCGCAGGAACAGGCGGCGTGTGTTACTTCTGTCCTACGactaaaagaacaaaacaaaaaacaaactatatCTTCAACTGAAAAACGCTCAG TAGGACTTCATCGCTTGGACCTCTTCATGATGAACGTGTCCCAGACGatagagacagaggaggacCTCCTCACATGTCTCCACGTCAAGTTTTACCACCCACAGCAGAGTGTCAGGCCCCTTTACGTTTCCCTCCCACTGAGGACCAGGTGCAGGCACCAAGGCAGCGACCCGCTGAGGTTCGGCCGCGACGCCCAGGCCTGCACCTACGGCCTCAACGACCCCCGGGTGTCCCGCAAGCAGCTGGCCCTCCAGGCCTACCGGACGCCCCGGAGCCCGGACATGCTGTTCTCCGTCCAGAACCTGAGCGAGAGGGGCCAGCTCTCGGTCAACGGCGCGGCGCTGGGCTTCCTGGAGAAGGCGGACCTCCCCAACAAGGCGCTGGTCCGCTTCGGGGAGTACGAGGTGCTGATCGTCCGGGAGCCCGGCGAGGCCCGGGCGCACTTCGAGGTGGAGTTCGAGGTCCTGACGGTGCCCCCCTCCAGGGAGACGTGCGGCGTCGAGCCGAGCGCGACCCCCGTCATGGACACGGGTTCGGGTTTGGCGAACGGCCTCTCAGCGAACGGCCTCTCGGCGTCCGGCAGCGGCGTGACGTCGCCCGGACCTCTGGAGTCCGACGAGACACTTCCATGTTCCTCGTGGTGA
- the LOC125018729 gene encoding RNA-binding protein 4B-like: MVKIFIGNLTQETEKDEIEALFTQYGTVLECAKYKNYAFVHMDDRKSATRAIRELHLHNLNGRPINVEPSRGKNQGPVKLHVASVEKGFEKELRDMFEEYGTVTECSIVKNFAFVHMPNSDEAMDALQGLDNTEFQGKRIHVQISKSRPRGAPQEEEGYPPPPGRGDYYPPRYPMERPEPPYRGRMSAYPPPPPPPPPPRRAAYPDHGYGERDPYGVVDYYEKYRARPYGAAGYDDRRPAAIPPPPPPPPPPPALVRERLGMGSLDPYERRPLQAPQAYMGRDRSPIRRAPPPPAPAAGNGYSYERSRLSPMSRAPMYAAPPRPRDAFSDRVLPPPPPPPRYAGY, translated from the exons ATGGTGAAGATCTTCATAGGGAACCTCACTCAGGAAACTGAGAAGGATGAGATCGAGGCCCTGTTCACGCAGTACGGCACCGTGCTGGAGTGTGCCAAGTACAAGAACTACGCCTTCGTGCACATGGACGACCGCAAGTCCGCCACCAGGGCCATCCGCGAGCTCCACCTGCACAACCTGAACGGCCGGCCCATCAACGTGGAGCCCAGCCGGGGCAAGAACCAGGGCCCCGTGAAGCTCCACGTGGCCAGCGTGGAGAAGGGCTTCGAGAAGGAGCTCCGGGACATGTTCGAGGAGTACGGCACCGTCACCGAGTGCTCCATCGTCAAGAACTTCGCCTTCGTGCACATGCCCAACTCGGACGAGGCCATGGACGCCCTGCAGGGCCTGGACAACACGGAGTTCCAAG ggAAGCGCATACACGTTCAAATATCAAAAAGCAGACCCAGAGGGGCgcctcaggaggaggaggggtacCCGCCCCCGCCAGGCAGGGGGGACTATTACCCTCCCCGCTATCCGATGGAGAGGCCCGAGCCTCCGTACAGAGGCCGCATGTCCGCGTACCCTCCTCCCCCGCCGCCCCCTCCGCCGCCGAGACGAGCGGCGTACCCCGACCACGGCTACGGCGAGCGTGATCCCTACGGGGTGGTCGATTACTATGAGAAATACCGCGCCCGCCCGTACGGCGCGGCGGGCTACGACGACCGGCGCCCCGCcgccatccctcctcctccgccgccgccgcctcctcccccgGCGCTGGTTAGGGAGCGCCTCGGGATGGGCTCGCTCGACCCGTACGAGCGGCGCCCGCTCCAAGCGCCGCAGGCGTACATGGGCCGGGACCGAAGCCCCATCAGGAGAGCCCCGCCGCCGCCCGCCCCGGCCGCCGGCAACGGCTACTCCTACGAGCGCTCTCGGCTCTCCCCGATGTCCAGGGCGCCGATGTACGCGGCCCCGCCCCGGCCCCGGGACGCGTTTTCCGACAGGGTGctcccgccgccgccgccgccgcctcgctACGCAGGCTATTAG